A genomic window from Schistosoma mansoni, WGS project CABG00000000 data, supercontig 1431, strain Puerto Rico, whole genome shotgun sequence includes:
- a CDS encoding XP_018644815.1, which yields MQTSPVKSPSPSGPIDSVSRNPLQQQEALAALFANPLVSALLNSHHNNDIHTVDDDGSNKTKSEMQVCFYLN from the coding sequence ATGCAAACTTCACCTGTGAAAAGTCCTAGTCCAAGTGGACCAATTGATTCAGTTAGCCGAAACCCTCTACAACAACAAGAAGCACTAGCAGCTCTATTTGCTAACCCACTTGTTTCAGCGCTTTTGAATAGTCATCATAATAACGATATTCATACGGTAGATGATGATGGTTCCAACAAGACAAAGTCTGAAATGCaggtttgtttttatttaaattaa